From Onychostoma macrolepis isolate SWU-2019 chromosome 05, ASM1243209v1, whole genome shotgun sequence:
AGTGAAGCCGCTCAGACTCACTCACATCACTAACTTACTAGTCTTACCAGTCAGGCTCTGTCTGGAGGAAAACACAGGCACCATGTTAAGAACTAATCAGACCAGCTAGTTAGTCAAATGGTAATCAGTCGACTTTTCAGATTTTAATTAGTCCAAACTAGCTCTGCaagtaagtgattttaaaatctaagaCCGGTCTTAAAGAATAAAAACTTAATGACTCGCTTAGTTTGGTCCGATATGAATCAGAAACGAAGACTGATTAACTCTTGACTGACTGCTAGTTAGTGAGACTAGTACTAGTCTTAAAGAGACGGTGTTTATGTGACTGATCTTCAATATAGCGATTATAATTATGAAGAAACGCTGTGACAGTATCAcagtgatgacatcagatgCCAATACCGTGGTACTGTGGCATTTACCATGGTACTGAAAGATTACCACTTTGTTGTATCATATTCACAAAGCAGTTCGAAGAACACTGAAACGCAGATATGAATCACGGTCTGTTGGTGTAATGTGCTGTTCGTGAGGAAGATGTAAACACCAGAGAAATCAGATTTATCTCACGAACACATTACCGTTACTCACCCACGTCAGGAGACTCTCGCAGAGCTCCACTCGATCCAGAGGCTCCACGGCGCTCATGTTCGATTCGGACCGCTGATAAACTAGATGAACGAGTAAATACACGAGTGAAACGGAGCTTCCGCCGCTCACGGTGCGATCAGAGTCCGGTGGCGAGCGAAATCCTGTCGAATTAGAGCGGCGAGAAGCTGATTTTGACGAATAAAGCGGCggtgacagacagacacaagcGGCGCCGCTCTGAGGATTTTTCCCTCAGGGGTCCTTCAGCTGCCACCCTGCAGGATCGGGGCACCTAATGCCTGACGGAAAATCTCACAGCAGAAAACCGCTTTACTGAAAGATGATCTTAAAACGAGGGGGAAAAacgttacattttattaaaaatcagtatggtaaaaaaatttttatttaaaaatcgcGCAGATAAGACTTGATGAAATGAGACAGGCAGCGCAACGCGCCGCTTTCAACAAGGCGACGGTAGACGAGTGCGGAACTGTGTGCGCTTTTTATTAAAGGGAACAGTGTTTTTATAAGATATGATGAATACGCAAGAAAATGTCGATAGGGTTCTTCTCTCGTTTTCCCTCAGAATGTAATTTGAGCCTATTGTTTGTTCCGCGCTCCGGAGCTGAAGAGGGCGCTAATGAAGCAGTAATCCGCGAGTTAACCGCCATAAAACCCGAAGAAGAAGAGGAATGCGGAACTAACCGAGTCCACAACGCTAACACACACTAACACTGAACATTCATCTGTGCGAAAGTGTATTTGAAGCCTGAAACGGCAGTGTTTATCTCATGTAAGTGTCTGAACGGgagatattgtgtgtgtgtgtgtgtgtgtgtgtgtgtgtgtgtgtgtgcgtgcgtgcgtgcgtgcgtgtgtgtgtgtgtgtgtgtgtgtcctgtgaATCActgttgtgtgtttattttaatatatttattctcgTATATAATCAGACTCAGTCACGATCGGCAGACGTGTgaatataatgttattattcTCATAGTTAGACAGACGTGCACATACAGTGTGTCATTCTCATAGATTATCAGATGTGTAATGTTATTATCAGCTCAtcagacatttaaatgtaatgttgtaTTATTATCAGACATGTAGGCTAATATTCAGAAGTATGAGGTCTGGAAGTCAAAAGCAGCGACgttagtattgtgaaatattattacagtgagtgtaaaacatgttttctgtgtgaatatatattaaactgtaatttatttctgtgatgcgcagctgtattttcagcatcattactgcagtcttcagtgtcacgtgatcttcagaaatcattctaatatgctgatttactgctcaacaaacatttctgattattatcaatgttgaaaacagttgtgctgcacaatatttttgtggaaaccgttacattttattcttcaggattcacagatgaatggaaagttcagaagaacagcatttatttgaaacagaaatctacTGTAAGATTGTAGATGTCAGTCCtggcacgtgtgtgtgtgtgtgtgtgtgtgtgcgcaggtGTGTGTGAGCCGCTGGCTGGAGGATATGCGCAGGTGTGATGGAAGGCAGCGTGTGTTTGGACGGATCTATGGCTCCAGATGAGGACTCTCTGATTGAAGGAGTGAGCGACCCGGTCCTGCTGGTGCTGGTGCTCAGCCTCACCTTTCTGGTGGGTCTGGCGACGCTGCTCTGCAGGTGAGACCCGAcgctgacctctgacccctgaCCCCACGCTCCAGCGacacagtcaaaccaaaacttattcagacaccttcagcGTTTCTCACATTATATCTCAGTTTATtcactatagtttagaaaatggtaataaagtATGTGACCGTGGAGCACAACACCAGTCGTAAGGGTCAATTTTGTTGAAAtagagatgtatacatcatctgaagctgaataaataatctttccattgatgtatggtttgttaggatcggatcTAATGatcacattagcaattaaagaaaaacacttcagTAAAACATGCTCAGGTCAGTGTCTGAATAATAATTTTTGGGTGTAATATGTCACAGTTGACTTTTTTGCTCTCCTCACTTACATTAATGAACTATACTGTCCTGCACCCGCTAGTAAAACGATATCAGAGATGAGTGTAATAACCGGTGCGCTGTGGTCTGGTCTCAGGAACGAGCAGCAGAGGATTCACCCGGACAATCAGGAGCATGTGCGTGTGGTCCGAGAGCAGCTTCAGTCAGAGCAGGTTTGTGAAATATGCCTTGTTTAGGAGTCTCTAGCGCTCTCGCACTGTTTGAGAAGAGCAGCTGCGCTCCGCAATCCTGCTGTTTATTTAAGCTCACGCTCTATATTTGTACCATGAGCTGTAAAAATATCCCTCAGCGCTGCTCGGGTTCGGATCTGACCCCTCAGAAGCTGTGCGAGGGGTCGATTTAATGAATGACGAGTTCCTGTTTATTACCGTGAAGCCGCTCTGAATCAGTCTGTATTGTTTGAAGCGCTTTAGGAATAAACGTGGCTTGATTGACGCTAAGCTATAAACACTATAAAGCGAATCACGTTTATAATGTCATGTCCAGCTGTGATCCGTTAAATGAAGATGATTTCAGTGTTGGCTCCTGTGTTGGTCAGCTGTCGTCGTCGGAGTCCAGGCATCAGTTTTACTCGGACATGTCGTGTCCCGTGTGTCTGCAGCAGGCCGTTCTGCCCGTCGAGACCAACTGCGGTCATCTGTTCTGCGGTGAGGCTGATCTCAGATCCGGCGGTCAAACGTGAGCGTATCTGCTGCTCTGTAATCACTTCTGCTCTGTTTTTAACCCAAGGGCCGTGCATCATCGCGTACTGGCGTTACGGGACGTGGCTCGGAGCCATCAACTGCCCCATCTGCAGACAAATGGTAAGAAGTAGTGTTTGTCATTAAAAACTGGTTTTGGTTTAGTTATGTCTCGCTCGCGTCGGTGAGAGAAGTGTCGCTGATGAAAGTAACTCCTCATCAGAATGAAGCCTGCCGTTGGTTAGTCTGTATGTGTTTGTTGACTGTTGACCTTCATTGGTTTGTCAGGTGACCCTGCTTTTCCCGCTTTTCCAAGACACGGGGCGCAGCGCTCAGACGCAGGACGGTCAGGTCGAACCCGCGCTGATCCTCAGCGACATCAACGACTACAACCGCCGCTTCTCCGGCCAGCCGCGCTCCGTGAGTAAAACACGAAACACATCATTAGCAAGTCCTTCCAAACCTGTGCCTGTGTCTTTCTTCAGAGGAGGACATTCTGAAGAGCGCTGGGCATGTTCTCGTCCGCATTGACTTCCACTGTGGTTTCCATACTAaggaagtcagtggggaccatcaactatttggttaccgaccttcttcaaaacatcttcctttgaagaaagaaactcgtacaggtttagaacaactcaGGAGTGAGTGAACGCTGACCGTTTTCATGTTGGGGttaactgtccctttaagtgacCAGTTGCTTTTAGTTTACGTCTCAGGCCAATAAAACCCACTGCTTTACGATCAGTTAACGGCTGGGAAAATAAGAGCAACTAAAGGCCAGTCGGTGCTTGTTAAGGCCCTGATAGACTTCAGGTCACAGAATGAGCTGGTGTGACGTCATTTCAGACAAACTCAGGCCAAAAACCTcgtttgttttcattgttttttggGTCTTGCCAAAGCAAACTTTCCAGAAGGTTGTCTCCGGCCGGTCTGTGGCGGTTCTGTTCGCTCCGTCCAGGTCAGACGCAAGTGAAGACATGACCACACTGCTCTTTCTCCTGGCTTTGTAGTAGAAGCTGAAGCTGTAATTCTGATGAAGAGCCTGTTTCTCGTGTTTTAGTGCCTTGAAGGGGAGCACTCCCAGCTGGAGAAAGTGCAGAGATCTATTACAGTATTTAGCACTTCTTAagataattttaaaaacattaagtgtactaactgtgctattttgggacaccatgaatatgaact
This genomic window contains:
- the rnf170 gene encoding E3 ubiquitin-protein ligase RNF170, with protein sequence MEGSVCLDGSMAPDEDSLIEGVSDPVLLVLVLSLTFLVGLATLLCRNEQQRIHPDNQEHVRVVREQLQSEQLSSSESRHQFYSDMSCPVCLQQAVLPVETNCGHLFCGPCIIAYWRYGTWLGAINCPICRQMVTLLFPLFQDTGRSAQTQDGQVEPALILSDINDYNRRFSGQPRSLLDRLRDVPTLLRHAFREMFSVGGLFWMFRIRILLCVLGALTYLASPLDFIPEGVVGLLGFMDDFFVILLLFIYISIMYREVVTQRLAG